Proteins from a single region of Paenibacillus sp. BIHB 4019:
- a CDS encoding S-layer homology domain-containing protein: MRRSGAKWLVVLMTAVMLWNATIGGGFESGKAFAANEFSGNGTSNSPYLIGTADQLNLIRGTYLNKDLYFKLTKNIDLSTSSYKDNWTPIGDRSNTPFRGNFDGNGFVISGLTIDKQSSNLGLFGNTSIESVIHNIKLIDVNVSGGNSVGGLVGANKGKITNSYVTGLVNGADHTGGLVGYNGVTLFNANAIIDHSFANVDVNGAYGTGGLTGSNTGAITHSYATGDAKGDYAVGGLVGENDGSISYSYATGEMLDGQSIGGLVGSNIGTVDSSFATGRVNGTYYTGGLTGYNYGAISKSYSTGDVYGEQHVGGLVSNLEIAGSISDSFATGNVSGSYYVGGLIGYDYANSTGSYSNSYASGNVSGIADVGNLSSRDLGNNVGSLYLDASMKGPVAGWDFVNLWAVDPQRNNGYPYLQDFLFQLQYDGNGNTGGTVPSDANSYFPGETASVYAGPIDLTRTGYTFSGWNTQPNGHGNSYSGSLQIMPYTTLYAQWTALSSAATLTSGIGIVSQGGTANETITNLPYGTSLAILKEEITPAPNATFEIYDADGTTVATTLASGHKVIVTAVDGMTKVTYTVSVIASSAKDITAFSFAEQTGAATINTAAHTIAVEVAGDADITSLKAVFTLAAGATASVGSVVQVSGTTVNDFTNAVIYEVKAEDGSTQNWTVTVTKSSEKAITAFSVIGVTQTKAAVINTTDYTVDVEVAYGTSLTSLSNLKATFSLSPGATAKIGSTVQVSGSTANDMRTPVTYVVTAADGSFQEWLVNVYIEASNAKDITAFSFTSQTKPATINAAAHTVDIEVKNGTNVANLVATFSLTLASSARINGVSQRSGITSNNFTNPVTYVVQAENGTRQNWVVTVTVAPPSSANDITAFSFAEQSRVATINAAAQTVEIEVRNGTSLNGLKASFTLSAGAAAKVSNVTQVSGTTANDFTTPLTYVVTAEDGSTKNWTVTVTVAASSAKDFVAFSMAEQTGAATIHVAAHTIAIEVAYGTDLDGLVATFALSQGASAMVGSVNQVSGTTANDFTNVVTYIVEAADGSTQNWTVTVSVAASNAKAITAFSLAEQTGAATINAAAHTIAIEVGNGTDVSNLVATFTLSADASAKVGTVDQVSGTTENDFSAPVVYSVKAEDGSTQDWTITVSIATAAASSANDITSFSLAEQTGAATINATAHTIAIEVANGTDVSNLVATFVLSADASAKVGTLDQVSGTTNNDFSIPVVYTVKAEDGSTQDWTVTVSVATAAASSAKAITAFSLAEQTGAATINAAAHTIAIEVANETDVSTLVATFVLSAKASAKVGTVDQVSGTTENDFSAPAVYTVEAEDGSTQDWTVTVSIAKSNVATLTSVIGIVSSRGTVNETITNIPYGTTLAAFKAAITPATNAAFNVYDSDGNTLATILATGKKVIVTAEDGIAKVTYTVTVNAAPGGNGSTPPSTTPSDGGSAGNPTDNGSEENPSTNPQPTIVFSDINGHWAEEAIKQAVQGGIINGYPDGTFKPNHTVTRAEFVVMLMNALKPKTVGGELSFIDAENIGTWAREAVAKAVQEGIIKGYEDGSFRPNTEITRAEMVDMISNALKLPTESGATGFADDKDIPEWVRGAIVAIKNLGIIQGMGNNRFNSNGHATRAEAVTVLINMLAWQNQ; this comes from the coding sequence ATGCGTAGATCGGGAGCAAAATGGCTGGTCGTGCTGATGACGGCGGTCATGTTATGGAATGCCACAATTGGAGGAGGCTTCGAAAGCGGCAAAGCGTTCGCGGCGAATGAATTTTCTGGTAATGGCACATCGAACAGCCCTTATCTTATCGGAACGGCCGATCAGCTTAACCTGATCAGGGGTACTTATCTGAACAAGGATCTTTATTTTAAGCTGACAAAAAATATTGATTTGAGCACCAGCAGCTATAAGGATAACTGGACGCCGATTGGGGATAGGTCGAATACACCTTTTCGAGGGAATTTCGATGGCAATGGATTTGTGATTTCTGGGCTGACTATCGATAAGCAGAGCAGTAACCTGGGATTGTTCGGTAATACCAGCATAGAGAGTGTTATTCATAATATAAAGCTGATAGATGTGAATGTTAGCGGGGGGAATTCGGTAGGCGGTCTGGTTGGCGCTAATAAAGGTAAAATCACAAACAGCTATGTAACTGGTCTAGTAAATGGAGCCGATCATACGGGCGGTTTAGTTGGTTACAATGGTGTCACGCTTTTCAATGCGAATGCGATTATTGACCATAGCTTTGCAAATGTGGATGTGAATGGAGCGTATGGAACAGGCGGGCTTACAGGCAGCAATACAGGAGCAATCACGCATAGCTATGCGACGGGAGACGCGAAAGGAGATTATGCAGTAGGGGGCTTGGTAGGCGAGAATGATGGATCAATTAGCTACAGCTACGCCACCGGGGAAATGTTGGATGGACAAAGTATAGGAGGCTTAGTGGGCAGCAACATTGGAACAGTTGACAGCAGCTTCGCCACGGGCCGGGTGAACGGAACGTATTATACGGGTGGTTTAACTGGCTACAATTATGGAGCAATCAGCAAGAGCTATTCCACTGGGGATGTATACGGAGAGCAGCATGTCGGGGGCTTGGTCAGCAATCTTGAAATAGCCGGCTCCATCAGCGATAGCTTCGCCACAGGGAATGTAAGCGGATCATATTATGTGGGCGGTTTGATTGGGTATGATTACGCTAATAGTACAGGGTCATATAGCAACAGCTACGCCAGCGGGAATGTGAGCGGAATTGCTGATGTAGGAAATTTGAGCAGCAGGGACTTGGGAAATAATGTGGGTAGTCTCTACCTAGACGCAAGTATGAAAGGACCTGTTGCCGGGTGGGATTTTGTAAACCTATGGGCGGTAGATCCGCAGCGTAATAACGGCTATCCTTATTTGCAGGATTTTCTGTTTCAGCTGCAATATGACGGGAATGGGAACACTGGCGGGACGGTTCCAAGCGATGCCAATTCGTATTTTCCGGGTGAAACGGCCAGTGTGTATGCGGGCCCAATTGACCTAACGAGGACGGGATATACGTTCAGCGGCTGGAACACACAGCCGAACGGGCACGGGAATAGCTATAGCGGTTCTTTGCAGATTATGCCATATACGACCTTATATGCACAGTGGACCGCACTAAGCTCTGCGGCCACATTGACTTCCGGTATCGGAATTGTCAGCCAGGGCGGAACGGCGAATGAAACGATAACAAACCTCCCATACGGGACTTCATTAGCTATATTAAAGGAAGAAATCACGCCAGCACCGAATGCGACGTTTGAAATTTACGATGCCGACGGAACGACTGTGGCGACGACTCTGGCTTCTGGTCATAAGGTCATTGTAACTGCGGTTGATGGCATGACGAAGGTTACCTATACCGTGAGCGTCATCGCTAGCAGTGCAAAGGATATTACAGCCTTCAGCTTCGCTGAACAGACCGGAGCAGCAACGATTAATACGGCTGCCCATACAATAGCGGTAGAGGTTGCGGGCGACGCAGATATCACTAGTTTGAAAGCCGTATTCACGTTAGCTGCTGGAGCCACGGCTTCGGTTGGTTCTGTTGTTCAGGTAAGCGGGACGACGGTCAATGACTTTACAAATGCGGTCATCTATGAGGTGAAGGCGGAGGACGGCAGCACGCAAAATTGGACAGTCACCGTGACGAAGAGCAGCGAGAAAGCGATCACGGCATTTTCAGTAATAGGGGTTACACAAACGAAAGCGGCCGTTATTAATACGACTGACTATACTGTAGATGTTGAGGTCGCCTACGGAACCAGCCTGACTAGCTTGTCTAATTTGAAGGCAACGTTTTCCTTGTCTCCTGGAGCGACAGCGAAAATCGGCAGTACCGTTCAAGTAAGTGGTTCTACTGCCAACGATATGAGAACACCTGTCACATATGTCGTAACAGCGGCAGACGGCAGCTTTCAGGAATGGCTCGTCAATGTCTATATTGAAGCAAGCAATGCAAAAGACATTACGGCGTTCAGCTTTACTTCACAAACCAAGCCGGCAACGATCAATGCAGCTGCCCACACGGTAGACATTGAGGTGAAAAACGGCACGAATGTGGCTAATTTGGTCGCCACTTTCTCGTTAACTTTAGCATCCAGCGCCAGAATTAATGGCGTATCTCAAAGAAGCGGCATAACGTCTAACAATTTTACGAATCCCGTCACTTATGTGGTACAGGCGGAAAATGGAACAAGGCAAAACTGGGTCGTTACGGTGACCGTTGCGCCGCCGAGCAGTGCAAACGATATTACAGCATTCAGCTTTGCGGAGCAAAGCAGAGTAGCAACGATCAATGCTGCCGCGCAAACGGTTGAGATTGAAGTGAGGAATGGTACTAGTCTGAATGGTCTAAAAGCGAGCTTCACATTATCGGCGGGAGCCGCAGCTAAAGTCAGTAATGTAACACAAGTGAGTGGTACGACGGCGAATGATTTCACGACCCCGCTTACTTATGTCGTGACGGCGGAGGATGGCAGCACCAAGAACTGGACAGTCACGGTGACTGTCGCGGCGAGCAGCGCGAAAGACTTTGTAGCGTTTAGCATGGCAGAGCAGACCGGAGCAGCGACGATTCATGTTGCAGCACATACGATTGCGATTGAAGTGGCATATGGAACGGATTTGGATGGCCTTGTGGCCACCTTCGCATTATCACAGGGAGCATCGGCAATGGTTGGTTCGGTGAATCAAGTGAGCGGTACGACCGCGAATGATTTTACGAATGTAGTGACCTATATAGTGGAGGCAGCAGATGGAAGCACGCAGAACTGGACGGTCACAGTGAGTGTCGCGGCAAGCAATGCGAAGGCGATTACAGCGTTCAGCCTAGCAGAGCAAACGGGAGCAGCGACGATTAATGCGGCAGCACACACGATTGCGATTGAAGTGGGGAACGGAACAGACGTGAGCAACCTGGTTGCTACGTTTACGTTGTCCGCCGACGCATCCGCCAAGGTCGGCACGGTAGATCAAGTGAGCGGAACAACCGAGAATGACTTCTCTGCTCCGGTTGTATACTCGGTGAAGGCGGAAGATGGCAGTACGCAGGACTGGACGATTACGGTAAGCATTGCGACGGCTGCTGCAAGCAGCGCGAATGACATCACATCATTCAGCCTAGCGGAACAAACGGGAGCAGCGACGATTAATGCAACAGCACACACGATTGCGATTGAAGTGGCGAACGGAACGGACGTGAGCAACTTGGTGGCCACGTTTGTATTGTCTGCCGACGCATCTGCCAAGGTCGGCACGTTAGATCAGGTGAGTGGCACAACCAATAATGACTTCTCTATTCCGGTCGTGTACACGGTGAAAGCGGAGGATGGAAGCACACAGGACTGGACGGTTACGGTAAGCGTTGCGACGGCTGCTGCGAGCAGCGCTAAGGCGATTACAGCATTCAGCCTAGCGGAACAAACGGGAGCAGCGACGATTAATGCGGCAGCACACACGATTGCAATTGAAGTAGCGAACGAAACGGACGTGAGCACCCTGGTTGCTACGTTTGTATTGTCTGCCAAGGCATCCGCCAAGGTCGGCACGGTAGATCAAGTGAGTGGAACAACCGAGAATGACTTCTCTGCTCCTGCCGTGTACACGGTGGAGGCGGAAGATGGCAGCACGCAGGACTGGACGGTTACGGTAAGCATTGCGAAGAGCAATGTGGCTACGCTAACGTCTGTGATAGGGATCGTAAGCTCAAGAGGTACGGTTAACGAAACCATTACGAATATTCCATATGGTACAACGTTAGCCGCATTCAAGGCGGCGATTACGCCAGCAACGAATGCAGCTTTCAATGTATACGATTCTGACGGTAATACCTTGGCTACCATATTGGCAACAGGTAAGAAAGTCATCGTTACCGCAGAGGACGGAATCGCGAAGGTGACATATACGGTAACCGTGAATGCTGCCCCTGGAGGTAACGGATCGACGCCTCCAAGTACAACTCCATCTGATGGTGGTTCCGCTGGCAATCCTACTGATAATGGATCTGAAGAGAATCCCTCTACAAATCCTCAACCGACGATTGTTTTCAGCGACATTAATGGGCACTGGGCTGAGGAGGCCATTAAGCAAGCCGTACAAGGTGGCATTATTAATGGTTATCCGGATGGTACTTTCAAACCGAACCACACTGTGACTCGGGCTGAATTCGTAGTCATGCTGATGAACGCGTTGAAGCCAAAGACAGTGGGAGGGGAGCTAAGCTTCATAGATGCGGAAAATATTGGGACATGGGCACGGGAAGCCGTCGCGAAAGCCGTGCAAGAAGGTATTATTAAAGGGTATGAAGACGGCTCGTTCCGACCGAACACGGAAATAACGCGTGCGGAGATGGTCGATATGATTTCCAATGCGCTTAAGCTTCCGACCGAATCAGGAGCAACGGGCTTCGCGGACGACAAGGATATTCCTGAATGGGTGAGAGGCGCAATAGTCGCGATAAAAAATCTTGGCATCATTCAAGGTATGGGGAATAACCGGTTTAATTCGAATGGCCATGCAACGAGAGCGGAGGCAGTAACCGTTCTGATCAACATGTTGGCTTGGCAGAACCAGTAA
- a CDS encoding ATP-binding protein, which produces MMRDILRFGSRTILLHIAVVIIVGLVASYAIVSAPDSPRIQSEAGILDLTQDHVSNNPLKLQGEWAFYWQELLSPEDMRSRMEQGEQADRYINIPGSWLGYPIGGQELKGEGFATFRLVIKLSKQDKNEQLALRLPAIFHAYKLWVNGELLAEVGEVGPDKSGVKPHLATKLVFFQPENDTVELIMQVANFHHKRGGITKDIELGGSDVLTVRTNLKVAADMFITASLLVIGVYNLLLYMLRRKDRAPLYFGLFTVLFGIRSLLNGEIMITQLLPPFPWELQFKIEYLILCISGYIITMYFECIFPNYVSRWFRLSTRIATGALCLIVVMTPALVYSKMLLVIGVIVVLHMAYLMVGLAQAAVQRMEGALIFLLVSVVTLVTVINDFLYYNEWSPIGNTSPVGLLVFTIAQMILLSSRFTRAATNEERIARELQEANDKLTEMNTNLERIVMERTHALSAAHEDLRTSYERLLHSEQGRKKLLAYITHDLRMPLSSMLGYVEAVKDMVKPERNEQYLKYIRDNTIRINRMIEELSFLSHLETGQVSYRMEPIHATDFLRRFFEQYELVVRDAGLDFILDIGKTEDQRADLPVIEMDAQRLEQALFNLVSNAMKFTSTGGMVRLALAVDEAQDTRCAIISLQDSGTGIPPEQLEQIFDRNYRYDRSDMEKGVAGSGLGLAICREIVQAHGGAVRAESDGKTGSIFYVSLPLYLKSRKVTA; this is translated from the coding sequence ATGATGAGGGATATCCTTCGATTCGGTTCTCGTACCATTTTGCTTCATATAGCTGTTGTCATTATTGTTGGTTTGGTCGCAAGCTATGCCATCGTATCTGCACCGGACTCCCCTCGGATTCAAAGCGAAGCAGGCATACTAGATTTAACGCAGGATCACGTTAGTAACAATCCGCTAAAATTACAGGGAGAATGGGCATTCTACTGGCAAGAGCTGCTTTCGCCAGAGGATATGCGGAGCCGTATGGAACAAGGGGAACAGGCTGATCGATATATCAACATCCCCGGCTCCTGGCTAGGCTATCCGATAGGTGGTCAGGAGCTGAAGGGAGAAGGCTTTGCAACCTTTCGGCTGGTCATTAAGCTTAGCAAGCAGGATAAGAATGAGCAACTTGCTCTGCGGCTGCCTGCTATTTTTCATGCCTATAAGTTATGGGTGAATGGAGAACTGCTGGCAGAGGTCGGTGAGGTTGGTCCGGATAAGAGTGGCGTGAAACCGCATCTGGCAACGAAGCTGGTGTTCTTCCAGCCCGAAAACGACACGGTAGAGCTGATTATGCAGGTAGCGAACTTTCATCATAAGCGAGGCGGCATCACCAAGGATATAGAGCTGGGTGGCAGTGACGTGTTAACGGTCAGGACAAATCTGAAGGTGGCCGCAGACATGTTCATCACGGCAAGCCTGCTGGTGATTGGCGTGTATAATCTGCTGTTGTACATGCTGCGACGCAAGGACAGGGCGCCGTTGTATTTTGGCCTGTTCACCGTCTTGTTCGGCATTCGCTCCTTGCTTAACGGCGAGATTATGATTACACAATTGCTTCCTCCATTTCCGTGGGAATTGCAGTTTAAGATCGAGTATTTGATTCTTTGCATCAGTGGTTATATCATCACCATGTATTTTGAATGCATTTTCCCGAATTATGTATCGCGATGGTTTCGTCTTAGCACCCGTATCGCAACCGGCGCACTCTGTCTAATTGTTGTGATGACCCCTGCATTAGTCTATTCAAAAATGTTACTAGTGATTGGTGTAATCGTTGTTCTGCACATGGCGTATCTGATGGTAGGGCTTGCCCAAGCGGCTGTGCAGCGTATGGAGGGAGCGCTGATCTTCCTGCTCGTGTCGGTGGTAACTCTTGTTACGGTTATTAACGATTTTTTATATTACAACGAATGGTCGCCAATCGGAAATACATCTCCGGTTGGTCTGTTGGTATTTACGATCGCACAGATGATTTTGCTTTCTTCCAGATTTACGAGGGCAGCAACGAATGAAGAGAGAATTGCACGTGAGCTGCAGGAGGCTAACGACAAGCTGACTGAAATGAATACCAATTTGGAGCGGATCGTGATGGAGCGCACACATGCGTTATCCGCAGCTCACGAAGATCTCCGCACGTCGTATGAGCGGCTACTTCACTCCGAGCAAGGCAGGAAGAAGCTGCTTGCCTACATTACGCATGATTTGCGCATGCCGCTGTCCAGCATGCTTGGCTATGTCGAGGCTGTGAAGGACATGGTTAAGCCGGAACGCAATGAACAGTACCTGAAGTATATCCGGGATAACACGATAAGAATTAACCGTATGATCGAGGAGTTATCCTTCTTGTCGCATCTAGAGACGGGACAAGTATCGTATCGAATGGAGCCGATTCATGCCACTGACTTCTTGCGTCGTTTTTTTGAACAATATGAGTTGGTTGTGCGTGACGCAGGACTGGATTTCATACTGGATATCGGAAAGACGGAAGATCAACGGGCTGACTTGCCTGTTATCGAGATGGATGCGCAAAGATTGGAGCAGGCATTGTTTAATTTAGTGTCGAACGCGATGAAGTTCACCTCTACTGGCGGGATGGTGCGTCTTGCACTAGCCGTGGATGAGGCGCAAGATACCCGCTGCGCGATCATTAGCTTACAAGACTCTGGCACGGGTATTCCCCCAGAGCAGCTCGAGCAAATCTTCGATCGCAATTACAGGTATGATCGATCAGACATGGAAAAGGGAGTAGCGGGCAGCGGACTCGGGCTGGCAATTTGCAGGGAGATCGTACAAGCGCATGGAGGGGCGGTTCGAGCGGAGAGCGATGGCAAGACGGGGTCGATATTTTATGTATCGCTGCCTTTGTATTTGAAAAGCAGGAAGGTGACAGCATGA
- a CDS encoding response regulator transcription factor, which yields MKDMYKIMIVDDDPHICEIVQAYCEREGFIASYSHSGTEAMKLLSSLDPDLIVLDILLANENGIDWCRNARIFTNAPIVFLSSRDEDEVKISALSDGGDDYVTKPFSPGVLMAKIKAHLRRVSTSRREQLLELPGLTLDFYAQSVNIDSETIFLSKKEFSLLSYMAQNVNRVVPVDTLFHLIWGMESLEDTRTVAVHISNLRKKIEADPVNPERIITIRGAGYMLVASKREHSDKVDRVHD from the coding sequence ATGAAGGACATGTACAAAATAATGATCGTCGATGATGATCCCCATATATGTGAGATTGTTCAGGCGTATTGCGAACGGGAAGGCTTTATAGCCTCGTATAGCCACAGCGGTACAGAAGCCATGAAGCTGCTTTCATCGCTCGATCCGGATTTGATTGTACTGGATATACTGCTGGCTAATGAAAATGGCATTGACTGGTGCAGGAACGCACGTATCTTCACCAATGCGCCCATCGTGTTTCTGAGCAGTCGTGATGAAGACGAGGTGAAAATCAGCGCATTATCCGATGGCGGCGACGATTATGTGACCAAGCCGTTCAGTCCCGGCGTACTCATGGCCAAAATCAAGGCTCACCTTCGCAGAGTGTCGACAAGCAGAAGGGAACAATTGCTGGAGTTACCGGGCTTGACGCTGGATTTCTACGCACAGTCCGTCAACATAGATAGTGAAACGATCTTTTTATCAAAAAAAGAATTTAGTCTACTGTCCTATATGGCACAAAACGTTAATCGTGTCGTCCCTGTCGATACGCTGTTCCATCTCATCTGGGGAATGGAGAGTCTGGAGGATACGAGAACGGTCGCCGTACACATCAGTAATTTACGGAAAAAAATCGAGGCTGATCCTGTCAATCCTGAGAGAATCATTACAATTCGGGGGGCCGGATATATGCTGGTTGCCAGCAAGCGCGAGCATAGCGATAAGGTTGATCGTGTACACGACTAA